In Candidatus Woesearchaeota archaeon, the genomic window CAGATTCCGCTTGCTGTTGCTCCAACATTCCTCTTTTTTTATCTTCAACTCTTTTGATTATTTTTGAATATATTTCTCTCAAAGATGCATCAGTAGCTTTTATTTTTTCTTTAAGATTATTCTTTTCCACGGTTATCTTCTGATAATCTAAGTCTATTTTTTCAACTTTGTCTTCAATTATTTTTATTTCTTTTTCAACAGCCCACCTCTTTTTTTCTATTTCCTGTCTTTTTGTTTCTAACTCGCCTCTTCTTTCTTCTAAGCTCTTTTTTTCTGAAGGGACATTGCTTGTTTTTTCATTTTCTGCTATAAACTTTTCTTCTTTTTCTATTTTTTGCTCTTCAGCTATTATATTGTTCAGTTTTGCCTCTTGGTTTCTTTTATTAATTAAAATTTGATTCTTTTCTAATGCTAAAGAAGATTCTTTCTCCTGTTCTAAAATATCAATTTGTTTTTCTAAGCCGAGTCTTTGCGATTCAAAAAGAAAAATTTGTTGTTTTTCAGGTTCTTCGGCATAGCTTTTTATTTGTTTTTCTGCTGACCTTTCTTCGCTGATATTTTTTGAAAGAACTTTTTCTCTTTGTTGGTTTTCTAATGTTCTTTTTTCGGTTTCTTTTTTCTTTTCTTCCGCCAGCTGGCGGATCGCTTTTTCTTCTTCAACAGTTTTGATTTTAACAATTTTATCCCTCTCTTCTAAAGCATCAATCTCCCTCAATTTTTGAAGGTCTTTTCTCATCGTTATTATTTCAGCCCTTTTCAAAAATTCTTTTGCTTGTAGCTCTTCGTCTTTAGTTATATCCATGAACTAAGATATTAAATTTATTTTTTGGGAAATCTTTTAGCTTGAAATCCTGCGTCTACTGCTGATAAATTAATTCTGCCCAACTCATCAATTCCAGTTACTTTTACCGGTATTATATCTCCAACTTTGACCACGTCTTCTACTTTTTCAATTTTATATGGAGCGAACTTAGAAATATGAACTAGTCCAGACTGGCCCGGTAAAATATCAACAAAAGCTCCAAAATCCATAATTTTCCTTACGGTTCCCTCAAAAATTTCTCCAATTTCTACTTCTTTTACAATTGATTGAATTCTATTTACGGTGCTTTCAACAGCGCTTTGGTCTTGGCCTGTGACAAAAACTAATCCAGAATCTTCTATATTTATATTTACGCCAAACTCTTCAATTATTTTGTTAATAACGCTTCCTCTTGGACCAACAACTTCGCCAATTTTTGCAGGGTTAATTTGTATAATACTAATTTTTGGAGCAAAAGGAGAAAGATTTTTTCTCGGTTCAGAGATAGCTTCCTTTATTATATCAAGAATTTTTAATCTTGCATCCTTGGCCTTCAAAAGGGCTTCTTTAAATATTTTTTTATCTATGCCATCAATTTTTATATCCATTTGAATTGCTGTAATCCCGTTTTTTGTGCCAGCCACTTTAAAATCCATATCTCCAAAATGGTCTTCTGGTCCTTGAATATCTGTTAAAACTTTATATTTCCCAGTTTCTTCATCTTTTGCTAATCCAATAGAAATACCTGCAACGGGTTCTTTGATAGGGACCCCAGCATCCATTAACGCCAAGGTTGCTGCGCATACAGATGCCATTGAGGTAGACCCATTACTTGATAAAGCCTCAGACACAATTCTTATAGTATAAGGAAAAATTTCCGGGTCCGGGATTAATGGCAACAATGCTTTTTCTGCCAAATGTCCGTGTCCGATTTCTCTTCTTTTTGGGCCTCGCATTGGAGAAGTTTCTCCGGTAGAGAATGGAGGAAAATTGTAATGATGCATAAATCTTTTCTTGCCAGAAATTTCCATACCATCTAAAAGTTGTTGGTCGTCGGGTCCTCCTAAAGTCAAAATTGATAATACTTTTGTAAGTCCTCTATGGAACACGCCACTGCCATGAGTTCGAGACAAAACACCTACCTCGCACAAAAGATTTCTTATTTCGTCTGTGCCTCGTCCGTCTGGCCTTTGGTTTTTCTCTATAATATTTTTTATAATTATTCTTTCCATTTCTTTTTCAAAAAATGGCAAGACTTGTTTTTCTTTTTCTTCTGATGGGTATTTTTCTTTAATAAATTTTACTAATTCTTCTTCTATCGCATCTGCTTCGCCAAAATTCTTTTCTCCGGGTTTTGCATTAGTAATCGCATTTTCTAATTTATCTCCTAGAAATTCTTTGATGTCTTTTTCTATGTCTGATTCCACGGCAGGATTAAAAGTAGCCTTTTTTACGCCAACCTTATCAACTATCTTTTTTTGAAAATCAATTACTTTTTTTAAAGTATCTTCGGCAAATTCTGTGGCTTCTAATACATCGCTTTCTGAAACTTCCCTGCCTCCCATTTCTATCATATTTATTAAAATTTCATTATTGCTATTTATGGCAGACAGCGTTAGGTCAAGAGCATTTTCCTGTCTTTGCTTATATGTAGGATTTAGTATAAATTTACCATCAGCCTTTCCAATTCTTATTGCTCCTAACGGCCCATTCCATGGGATATTAGAAACAGCTAACGCAAAAGAACCAGCAATCATACTTAAAATATCTGGGTCATTTTCTCCGTCAAAAGATATACAACTTACTATGACTTGCACTTCCTTTTTAAAATCTTTTGGGAAGAGAGGCCTTATTGATCTATCAATCATTCTGGAAGTTAAAATGGCTTCATCTGACGGCCTTGATTCTCTCTTTAAAAATCTTGAACCTAAAATTTTTCCGGCAGCATAAAATTTTTCATCGTATTCAACTGTCAAAGGAAAAAAATCAGTGTCATCAAAGTTTTTTTGCGACATTACCGCGGTGGCCAATACTTCTGTTTGGCCATAGCTTACAATGCACGAGCCCGAGGCCTGTTCTGCCCAGTCAGTAAGCTTAATTTTAAGAGTTTTATCTCCTATTTCTAACTCAAAAGTATCTTTTATCATTTTTATTTTTACGAGAAAAAGAGAATTTTCATTTGAATAATTCTAAATAAATTAGAAGCATTCAAATGACATCCTCAGTTTAACTCGCAGTTTATTATTTTTTTAAAAGGAATTTTTGTGGCAATAAATCTAAGTCAACAAATTCGTCGGCTGTTTCTTTTAATTTTAAAGATGTTGTTCTGCCAAAAGCCATAACCTCCACTCTTTTGCCTTAGTTTTTTAAGTATTCAACTAAAGCAATAAAGTCGCCATCGCCCGATACCAAAACAATTACATCAAGTCCCGGAGAAGTTCTTATGGCGTCAATCACAATACCCACATCCCAGTCGGCTTTTTTAGCTCCACCGTAAAATTCCTGCAAATCTCTAACTCTTATTTCAATACCTAATTTTGTTAAAGCATCAAAAAATGGCTTTTCTTCGCCAGTTTTTGTTTTAACAACATATCCAAACGCCCTTATAAATTTTCGGCCCGCTATAGCCTGTTTTAAAACTTCTTGATAATTAACTTTGGCATGATAGAGATTTTTGGCAGAATGGTATAGATTCTGAATGTCCATTAACACTTCTACTCTTTGTTCTTTTGG contains:
- a CDS encoding NYN domain-containing protein → MATKPKEQRVEVLMDIQNLYHSAKNLYHAKVNYQEVLKQAIAGRKFIRAFGYVVKTKTGEEKPFFDALTKLGIEIRVRDLQEFYGGAKKADWDVGIVIDAIRTSPGLDVIVLVSGDGDFIALVEYLKN
- a CDS encoding polyribonucleotide nucleotidyltransferase, yielding MIKDTFELEIGDKTLKIKLTDWAEQASGSCIVSYGQTEVLATAVMSQKNFDDTDFFPLTVEYDEKFYAAGKILGSRFLKRESRPSDEAILTSRMIDRSIRPLFPKDFKKEVQVIVSCISFDGENDPDILSMIAGSFALAVSNIPWNGPLGAIRIGKADGKFILNPTYKQRQENALDLTLSAINSNNEILINMIEMGGREVSESDVLEATEFAEDTLKKVIDFQKKIVDKVGVKKATFNPAVESDIEKDIKEFLGDKLENAITNAKPGEKNFGEADAIEEELVKFIKEKYPSEEKEKQVLPFFEKEMERIIIKNIIEKNQRPDGRGTDEIRNLLCEVGVLSRTHGSGVFHRGLTKVLSILTLGGPDDQQLLDGMEISGKKRFMHHYNFPPFSTGETSPMRGPKRREIGHGHLAEKALLPLIPDPEIFPYTIRIVSEALSSNGSTSMASVCAATLALMDAGVPIKEPVAGISIGLAKDEETGKYKVLTDIQGPEDHFGDMDFKVAGTKNGITAIQMDIKIDGIDKKIFKEALLKAKDARLKILDIIKEAISEPRKNLSPFAPKISIIQINPAKIGEVVGPRGSVINKIIEEFGVNINIEDSGLVFVTGQDQSAVESTVNRIQSIVKEVEIGEIFEGTVRKIMDFGAFVDILPGQSGLVHISKFAPYKIEKVEDVVKVGDIIPVKVTGIDELGRINLSAVDAGFQAKRFPKK